A window of Nitrospira sp. genomic DNA:
GGATGGCCAACACCAGGTGCTCGGTGCCCAGGTAATCGTTCTGATGGCGCTCGGCTTCTTCACGTGCCAGGATGATGATCTTGCGACCCTTGTCCGTGAACCGTTCGAACATCCCGCCTCCTTATGGTGATGGGGTCTGTATAGAGAAGCCTTAGCTGAGTGATGTGATGCAAATCAAAGGCTCACACACTGCGATGATGTGATTCTAACTACCGCAGTATGGGGTGTCAAGGTATTGAGCGAATCGTGAAAGGCGCGCTAGGACTGTCGAATCGCACGCGCATGCGATCGCGAAATAGTCCTCCTCGCGGTGCCCGTGTTTGACAGTAAAAGAATCATCTCGATACAATCCCGCACCGTTCAACCGGCTCCTCACCTCAGTGTCCCGCGGTCTCATGTATGAAAAGCAAAAGCATCGGTATCCTCACGAAACCAAAATTTCCCGAAGTGAAATCGACTGTGCAGGCCGTGGTCACCTGGCTGCGTTCCCGGAGCATCGACGTGTTGCTGGATACGACTGCGACCGCCCTCCTCGGTGAACCAGGTGGCTTTCAAAAAACGCAACTGGCCAGCAAGGCCGATGTGCTCCTGGTTCTCGGCGGCGACGGGACCATGCTGAATGCAGCCCGTTTGGCCGGCGAGCGTGGCATTCCCATTCTTGGGGTGAATATGGGGGGGCTCGGATTTCTGACCGAAGTCGTCCTAGAGAATTTGTATCCGTCCCTTGAGCGCGTGTTTGCCAATGATTTTGTGCTCGAAGAACGCCTGATGCTGAAAACCCACGTGCATCGGCACGGCGAAACGGTGGCGCGTGGGGTGGTCCTGAATGATGTGGTCGTCAGCAAGGGGACGCTTGCCCGGATGATCGAGTTGAAGATTGCCATTCAAGGGCAATTTGTCACGAATTTGCGCGGCGATGGTTTGATCGTGAGCACGCCGACAGGCTCGACAGCCTACTCACTGTCCGCCGGTGGACCGATCATTAATCCGGCCGTCTCGTCGTTGATTCTGACGCCGGTCTGTCCCCACACCCTGACACATCGTCCCTTGATCGTGCCTGCCACCGCGCAGATTGAAATCATCCTGACCAGTAAGGACGACGGGGCGATGGCCACCCTGGACGGCCAAGTCGGCGTGGCCTTGACGCAGGGGGATACGGTCGAACTTCACGCTTCCGAAAATCTGACCAGACTGATTCGATTTCCGGAGAGCAGTTATTACGAGGTGTTGCGGGAAAAACTGAAGTGGGGAGATGGATGAGGAAACGGCGGGCGCGCTATGCGCGCCCGCGTTCGATCTGAGCCAACATGTCCGCGTTCGACGCAAACTTGAATTCCCCAATGGCATCCGGCGAACCGGCATGGCTCTTCTCAACGGCATCCAGCACTTTAAGGCTTTCCAGATCCACCGGCTTGCTCTTTCGTTCCTTCAACAAGCCCTGTAGCTTCGCAACCACGTCCCCTGCTCCGGGACGTCGTTGCCCGGTCTTAGTTGCCAGGTAACGCGCCATCACTTCCGCACACCAGTCTCCGTCACGCTTGGCAATCCCGACGAGTCCCTCGCTGGCCTTTCTCGCCCATCCGGCCAGAAATACGCCATCCACGACCTGACCGGACTTTTCATCATAGGCCTGGAACAATGAATCGTCCGGATCATTGCCGGTCTTGGTCGGATTCGTGACATAGACGCCGTTCTTGTACGGGAGTCCCACCGTGTCATCGACCCGGTCGCCGACGGCGAATACGACGCTGTCGACAGGGAATTCATAGTACTGTTTGAGGCCAACTGCGGCCGTATCGTCGCCTTTCGGCTCCAGTTTGTTTTCTTCCATCTCCAGCGCCCGCACCCGGTTGTTGCCGTCCACGAGCACCCGCTTGGGAGAGGCGAGAAAACGAAAGCCCATTTTTGAGGGGCTATCCGTCTGCTCACACTTGGTGAACTCGGCGGTCAGGCTTGCCAGCACTTCATCCGCATTTTGTCCGACGGCGGCAAGCCGTTCCTTGATGCGGGCGAATTCCTTGGCGATGCCCTCGTGATCCATGTTTGAGCAGACCGCGCGAATTTCTTTGGGATTGTACTTGCGCTCCACCGGGCCGCGGCGGGCGATAGCCGTGACGCGTTCGACTTTTTTGTAACGAATCAACCAATGGGCGATATCGACCATCACGTCGCCGACGCCGATGATGGCGACATGTTTGCCCATATCGAACGGCCGATCGCCGAATCCTGGCAAGCGATTGAAGTGGTAGACGACGTCTTTGGCGTGGAAGACACCCTTGGCGGAATCACCTTCGACACCGATGGCTTTCGTGCCCTGGGCGCCGATCGAGAACGCGATCGCACTGGCCCCCAAGCCTCGCAGCTCGTCAACGGACAGGTCTTTCCCTTGCCCGACGGAGACGTTTCCGAAGTAGTGCACATTGGGTTGTTCGAGCATGTCCCAATATTGCTTTTTCAAGCCGCCCCGCAATTTGAGCTTGCTGGGGAAAATCCCATACTCCGCCAACCCGCCGAACTTGATGTCGCGATTGAGGATGATGACCTCATGACCGGCATCAGCCATGTTCTTGGCTAGGGCCATTCCGGCAGGGCCTGCGCCCACGACGATGACTACATGTCCGCTTGTCTCGGAACCGGTTGCACTCATTATCTACCCTTCAATGTATATCGATAATAGTAACGCGTGATGACCTTCGACCGTCGGACGGCCAAAGAACCCAAAATTTTTGGCACGGTAGCACAGGGGTCGTCGGGCTGTCAAAATCACGCATGGCACCCACGAGCCCCTGGGCCGACCAATGTCGAGGCCGGATGACGATCCGTCCCGGCTTCTACCCGCCTGCACTCCCGACCGGCCCGCCGGCCTGGGTCATCCGCCACGGATCCAGGAGTTGCGAGAGTCGCTTCTCCGGCAACACGTTCTGCTCCCGGGCCACTTCTCGAACGGTCTTCCCCGATTTGTAGGCATCCTTGGCCAGCTTTGCGGCCGCTTCGTACCCGATCACAGGGGCGAGTGCCGTACACATGGCCAGGCTTTCTTCAATGAGGCTCTTGCAGCGCTCTTCGTTCGCTTTGATGCCACCGATGCACTTCACGGCAAAATTTGTCGATGCGGTTGCGAGGAGTTCGATGGACTGCAGCAGGTTGTAGGCCATCACAGGCAGCATCACGATCAATTCGAAATTGGCGGCCTGGCCGCCGACGGTGACGGTGACATCGTTTCCGATGACCTGGGCGCAGACCATGGTGACGGACTCTGCAATGACCGGATTGACCTTGCCGGGCATGATGGATGAGCCGGGCTGTGTCTCGGGAAGATTGATTT
This region includes:
- a CDS encoding FAD-dependent oxidoreductase, which translates into the protein MSATGSETSGHVVIVVGAGPAGMALAKNMADAGHEVIILNRDIKFGGLAEYGIFPSKLKLRGGLKKQYWDMLEQPNVHYFGNVSVGQGKDLSVDELRGLGASAIAFSIGAQGTKAIGVEGDSAKGVFHAKDVVYHFNRLPGFGDRPFDMGKHVAIIGVGDVMVDIAHWLIRYKKVERVTAIARRGPVERKYNPKEIRAVCSNMDHEGIAKEFARIKERLAAVGQNADEVLASLTAEFTKCEQTDSPSKMGFRFLASPKRVLVDGNNRVRALEMEENKLEPKGDDTAAVGLKQYYEFPVDSVVFAVGDRVDDTVGLPYKNGVYVTNPTKTGNDPDDSLFQAYDEKSGQVVDGVFLAGWARKASEGLVGIAKRDGDWCAEVMARYLATKTGQRRPGAGDVVAKLQGLLKERKSKPVDLESLKVLDAVEKSHAGSPDAIGEFKFASNADMLAQIERGRA
- a CDS encoding NAD(+)/NADH kinase codes for the protein MKSKSIGILTKPKFPEVKSTVQAVVTWLRSRSIDVLLDTTATALLGEPGGFQKTQLASKADVLLVLGGDGTMLNAARLAGERGIPILGVNMGGLGFLTEVVLENLYPSLERVFANDFVLEERLMLKTHVHRHGETVARGVVLNDVVVSKGTLARMIELKIAIQGQFVTNLRGDGLIVSTPTGSTAYSLSAGGPIINPAVSSLILTPVCPHTLTHRPLIVPATAQIEIILTSKDDGAMATLDGQVGVALTQGDTVELHASENLTRLIRFPESSYYEVLREKLKWGDG